In Rhizobium glycinendophyticum, a genomic segment contains:
- a CDS encoding IS3 family transposase, whose amino-acid sequence MIDLRRSSYYYRSTARALNPGDTELVAIIEDIQDELPGYGYRPVTHELLRRGHLVNHKRVARVMRGQRPGNQASQAVCPHDGLQPRFTCLPEPLSQCDPVAA is encoded by the coding sequence ATGATCGATCTCCGGAGAAGCAGCTATTATTATCGATCAACTGCGAGAGCGTTGAACCCTGGGGATACGGAACTCGTTGCAATCATAGAGGATATCCAGGACGAGCTGCCCGGCTACGGGTACCGACCCGTAACGCACGAGCTTCTGCGAAGGGGCCACTTGGTCAACCACAAGCGTGTCGCCCGCGTCATGCGGGGCCAACGGCCTGGGAATCAAGCCTCGCAAGCGGTATGTCCGCACGACGGACTGCAACCACGATTCACTTGTTTACCCGAACCTTTATCGCAATGCGA